The Sinorhizobium fredii USDA 257 region AAAGCGCGCCGCATGAATTCGTTTGAATGCGACGCGCTTTAGCACGGGATGGGTGTGCGCGGGCTTGCCGCCCGCGTGCCTCTTCTTAACCACAAAGGGAACCTCATGACCGATCATGTGCTTGTCGAACGTCCGGAGGCCTATCCCGGCGTACAGGTGATCCGCTTCAACCGGCCGGACAAGAAGAACGCCATCACGCGCGAGATGTACGCGAAGATGACGAATGCCTTGACGGTCGCCGGGTCGGACGCGGCGATCCGCGCCACCGCATTTCTCGGCACAAATGGCTGCTTCTCGGCCGGCAACGACATGAACGATTTTCTTGCCTTCGCCATGGGCGGGAGCATGGGAGGCGAGGTCCTCGATTTCCTTCGGGCCCTGGCGAGCGCGACGAAGCCGGTGGTTTCCGGGGTTGACGGCCTGGCGATCGGCATCGGCACGACGATCCATCTCCACTGTGACCTGACGGTTGCCTCCGCCCGGTCGGTGTTCAAGACGCCCTTCGTCGATCTGGCGCTCGTTCCGGAAGCCGCCTCGAGCCTCATCGCACCGCGCCTCATGGGCTATCAGCGGGCCTTCGCGCTGCTTGCCGCCGGCGAGCCGCTCGAGGCGGCCGATGCGCTTCAGGCCGGGCTGGTCTGGAAAATCGTTGGCGAGAACACGGTCGAGGAGGAAACGCTGTCGCTTGCCTCGCGTCTTGCCAGGAAGCCGCCAGAAGCGCTGCGCATCGCCCGTGATCTGATCCGCTGCGACCGAAAAGAAGTCCTCGCGCGAATCGACGAGGAAGCCGAGCACTTCGCGGCGCAACTGAAGAGTGCCGAGGCGCGAGCGGCATTCGAGGCCTTCATGCGCCGGTAAGGGCGTTCACGACTGCCTCCGGCACCCTAAAATTGCACATATGAATATTAATCGCTTCTTAAATACCGCTCGATAGCGTGCGGCCGCAGTAGGTCCCTCCTCGAGGCCGCATAGCTTTTTTGCATTTGCAGAGCGCATGGCGCTTCGGTGAGGTCTCCCGGCCGCATGACGCATGGCCGGCTCTGCCTTCGCGGCATGTCCAATCGTTCTCCCGCAAATTCCTGTCGCCGCGGCGTCCGTCGGCGCGCGGAAGAATCCATCACGAGCTGTTGTCCGGCAAGGCTTGCCGGCCGCTTCCAAGGAGCCCACCCTTGTCCAAACCATCGAACCTGATGACGCGCATCCTCGTTGCCGCGTCCTGCGTCGTTGTCGGCGCCTTCGCCGGCTTTTCCGTCTACATCGACACGCTCCAGCACGGCACGACGACAAAGGCCGTCGAAGAGAACATCTCCGCTTCCGGCAAGCAGGCAGCCCAAAGTGTCGCCAATTGGTTGAACGGCCGCGTGACGCTCACCGCCATGGCCGCCGATGCTGCGGCCCGCGCAAACGACGAGGCTGCCATCCTCGGCGCGCTCAAGAACGACGTCCTGACCGGCGAGTTCATGTCAACCTATGTCGGTAACGAGGGCGGCAAGTTCATCACCTGGCCGGAGATGAAGCTGCCGGAGGGCTATGACCCGCGCCAGCGTCCCTGGTATCAGCAGGCGGTCAAGGCCGATGCCCGCGTGCTCACCGAACCCTATATCGATGCCTCGAGCGGCGACCTGATCATCAGCGCGGCCGTGCCGGTCAAGCACGATGGCAAGCTCTATGGTGTGGCTGCCAGCGACTTCTCGCTGAAAACCCTGGTCTCCATGATCACCAACATCGACGTCGGTGGCGAAGGTTTCGCCTTCCTGGTGAGCAAGGACGGGCAGATTCTTGTTCATCCGGATGCGAAGCTCGTGACGAAGGCGCTGGCCGATGCCTTCCCGGTCGCTACACCTTCGATCGGCAGTAGCATCGTGCACACCGAACTCGGTGGTAAGCCGATGCTCGTCAGTTTCGTGCCGGTCCAGGGGCTTCCCTCGGTAGAATGGTATATCGGCTTCGTCCTCGACGCGGATGCCGCCTATTCGGCGATCGGCCAGTTCCGCGTCGCCGCGACCGTGGCAACGCTTCTCGCCGTCGGGGTCATGATCGCCTTCCTTGCCACCCTACTCAGCCGGCTGGTGATCCGTCCGGTGACGCAAATGACCGGTGCCATGGAAAAGCTCGCCGCCGGCAATCTCGACGTTGCCATCCCCGGCGAGGAGCGCCGCGACCAGATCGGCTCGATGGCTGCAGCCGTCGCCGTCTTCCGTGCCAATGCGCTCGAGCGGGTGCGGCTCGAGGACGAGGCGCATGCCAACCGGTCGCTCTCCGAGCGCGAACGCCTCGATCGCGAGGCGCAGAAGGCCCGCGACGCTGCCGAAGTGCAGCACGCCGTGGAAGCGCTGGCGGCCGGCCTCGGCCGGCTGGCCGGCGGTGATCTCGCCTACCGGATCGACAGTCCTTTCGCCGATCGTCTCGATCGGCTGAGGGCCGATTTCAACAACTCCGTCGCCAAGCTGCATGACGCGCTCTGCGCCGTCGGCGCCAATGCCCGTGCTATCGACGCCGGTGCGAGCGAGATCCGTTCGGCCGCCGACGATCTTGCCCGCCGCACCGAGCAGCAGGCCGCCTCCGTCGAGGAAACCGCAGCCGCACTCGAAGAGATCACCACGACCGTAAAGGACTCGGCCCATCGTGCCGAAGAGGTAGGCGGTCTCGTCGCCCGCACTCGCGCCGGCGCGGAGAAATCCGGCGAAGTGGTGCAGAATGCGGTCGAGGCCATGCACGCCATCGAGAAGTCGTCGGGCGAGATCTCCAACATTATCGGCGTCATCGACGACATCGCCTTCCAGACCAATCTCCTGGCGCTGAACGCCGGCGTCGAGGCGGCGCGAGCAGGCGAGGCCGGCAAGGGCTTTGCCGTCGTCGCCCAGGAAGTGCGCGAACTCGCCCAGCGTTCGGCCAATGCCGCCAAGGAGATCAAGGCGCTGATCACTACCTCCGGCCACCAAGTCCGCTCCGGCGTGTCACTGGTCGGCGAAACCGGCCGGGCGCTTCAGGCGATCGTCGCCGAGGTCCAGGAGATCAACAAGCATGTGAGTGCGATAGTCACAGCGACGCGCGAACAGTCGACCGGTCTTCAGGAGATCAACACGGCGGTCAACACGATGGACCAGGGCACGCAGCAGAACGCGGCCATGGTCGAGGAACAGACGGCGGCAAGTCACGGGCTGGCGCAGGAAGCCGCCGCGCTCAATGCGCTGCTTGCGCAGTTCAAACTGGGCGATGTGCAGACGCCCACGAGCCTCGCCCACGGCCGGCGGCGCTACGCGGCCTGACGGACTGTTCCAGGAGTGAGAGGCCCGGTCATGCGCCGGGCCTTTCTCATTTTTCGAGCGTCGCAACCGCCTCGACATGCGCCGACCAGAGGAACTGGTCGATCGGCGTAACCGATGTGATGCGGTAGCCGGCGATAACCAGGATCGAGAGATCCCTCGCGAGTGTGGTCGGGTTGCAGGAGACCGCGGCAACCTTCTTCACGCCGGATCGGGCGAGCTCGTGGCATTGGACCTCGGCGCCGGCCCGCGGCGGATCGAAGACAACCGCGTCGAAGACTTTCAGCTCCTGCGCCATCATCGGCCGACGGAAAAGGTCGCGCTTCTCGACCGTTACCGGCTTCAGGCCTTGCGTATTGCGGGCCGCGAAGTCGAGCGCCTTCACCGCCTTGTCCTCGCCCTCCACGGCGTGCACGCGCGCCGATCGGGCGATCCGGAGTGCAAAGGTGCCGACGCCGGCGAAAAGATCGGCCACGCGCTTCGCCTTGCCGATGTGGTCGAGGACGAGTCGCGCCATCGCCTCCTCGGCCGGCCGCGTCGCCTGTGTGAAGGCACCGGGCGGCGGCGAGACTGACACGCCGCCGAAATCGATTAGCGGCTTGACCGGCTCGATGATGATCTCCCCGTTCAGGCTGACGCGGGCAATGCCGCGCTCGCCGAGAACGGCCTCGACGGTCGAACGCCGCTGCCGGTCGTTGAGCTTGATGTCTTCGAAGGCGAGGTCGAGTCCCGTGTCGGTCTCGAGCACGGTGATCCGGAACGGTTCGGCGCTCGACACCATCGCTGCCGCAATTTTGCGGATTGTCGCGAGCCGCGAGACGATGCCCGGGCTCGTGATGGGACATTCGCCGATCGCGACGATATGGTGGCTTTGCGCCTGGTTGAAGCCGAGCAGCAGTTCCTTTTCCGTCTGCCGGGCCGTGAACACGGCGCGCCGCCGCTCGCCGGGCCGCGCTATGACGAGCGGCGCCACCGCCGGGGCAAGCCCCTTCGACTTCAAGGCGTCGATGACGAGATTGCGCTTGAAGGCATGATAGAGCGCGTCGGAGGCATGCTGCAGGGTGCAGCCGCCGCAGGTGCCGTTGACGCCATCGGGACCGAAGTGACGGCATTTCGGTTCGACGCGCTCCGGCGAGGCCTGCTTCAGCGAAATCAGCGTGCCATGCGTCTTGTTAACGGCAAGCGCAACGGTCTCGCCGGGCAGGGTGAACGGTGCAAAGACCGGGCCTTCCTCGGTCTGGGCGATGCCGTCGCCCTGCGCGCCGAGACGGTTGATGGTGACGATCCCGGTGCTCATGGCTTCAGCCCTGCAAGCAGAAACTCCTTGTTGCCGTCGCCGCCGGCAATGGGTGAGGGGATGAGGCCGCGGCCCTGCCAGCCCATGTCTTCCACCAGCCAGCGTTCGAGTTCGGCCGCGACAGTCGGGGCGCTCTCGGGATCCTTGAGGAGCCCGGCCTTGCTGATCGCCTCGCGTCCGGCCTCGAACTGCGGCTTGACGAGCAGGATGCAATGGGCGCCAGGCTCGGCGAGCGATAGCGCCGGCGGCAGTGCGAGCTTCAGCGAGATGAACGAAACGTCGGAGACGACGAAGCTGATCGGCCGGTTGCCGATGTCGTGTGCCGTCATCGCCCGGGCGTTCAGTCCTTCGATATTGGTGACGCGCGGGTCTTCCGCGACGCGCGGATGCATCTGCCCGTGGCCGACATCGACGGCAACGACATGGGCGGCGCCGTGCTTCAACAGCACCTCGGTAAAGCCGCCCGTCGAGGCGCCGACGTCAAGGCAGGTCTGACCGGTCGGATCGAAGCCGAAATGGTCAAGCGCGGCAACGAGCTTCAGCGCCGCGCGGGAGACATAGGCCTGCGCCGGGTCGTCGATGGAAATCTCGGCGGTTTCGGCAAACGTGGCGGCCGGCTTGGTCACCGTGTTCCCGTCGACCCGGACGGTTCCCCGTTGGATCGCGTCGCGCGCCCGGGCGCGGCTCGCCACCAGGCCTTTGTTCAGGACCAGCTGGTCGAGGCGGATCATGCTGTGCTTGCTATCGGACATGGGCCGTCATCGCCCGTCGGGCGACACATTGCAAGGGAGTTCGGTAAGATCTGTTCTATCTAGCCTGCCGCGCCGAGGCCGACGGACTGCTTCTGGCCGAGGGCCTTGAAGACGGTCGAGACGATGCCGGCCCGATCGAGGCCAGCGCTGGCGTACATGGATTCCGGCTTGGCCTGTTCCATCCAGATGTCCGGCAAGACCATCGGCCGCACCTTGAGCCCGCCATCGAGCAGGCCTTCTTCCGCAAGGAAGTGCAGCACGTGGCTGGCGAAGCCGCCGATGGCGCCTTCCTCAATGGTAATCAGCACCTCGTGATGACGGGCAAGCTGGCGGATCAGTTCCTGGTCGAGCGGTTTGGCGAAACGTGCATCGGCAACCGTCGTCGAAAGGCCGGCGGCATCCAGGTCCTCGGCCGCCAGCAGACAGTCGGCGAGCCGCGTCCCGAACGAAAGCAGCGCCACCTTCGTGCCTTCCTTGATGATCCGTCCCTTGCCGATCTGCAGGATTTCGCCGCGCTCCGGGAGTTCGACCCCGACGCCCTCGCCGCGCGGGTAGCGGAAGGAGATCGGTCCGTCATCATAGGCCGCGGCGGTGCGCACCATGTGCTTCAATTCCGC contains the following coding sequences:
- the mcpU gene encoding methyl-accepting chemotaxis protein McpU gives rise to the protein MSKPSNLMTRILVAASCVVVGAFAGFSVYIDTLQHGTTTKAVEENISASGKQAAQSVANWLNGRVTLTAMAADAAARANDEAAILGALKNDVLTGEFMSTYVGNEGGKFITWPEMKLPEGYDPRQRPWYQQAVKADARVLTEPYIDASSGDLIISAAVPVKHDGKLYGVAASDFSLKTLVSMITNIDVGGEGFAFLVSKDGQILVHPDAKLVTKALADAFPVATPSIGSSIVHTELGGKPMLVSFVPVQGLPSVEWYIGFVLDADAAYSAIGQFRVAATVATLLAVGVMIAFLATLLSRLVIRPVTQMTGAMEKLAAGNLDVAIPGEERRDQIGSMAAAVAVFRANALERVRLEDEAHANRSLSERERLDREAQKARDAAEVQHAVEALAAGLGRLAGGDLAYRIDSPFADRLDRLRADFNNSVAKLHDALCAVGANARAIDAGASEIRSAADDLARRTEQQAASVEETAAALEEITTTVKDSAHRAEEVGGLVARTRAGAEKSGEVVQNAVEAMHAIEKSSGEISNIIGVIDDIAFQTNLLALNAGVEAARAGEAGKGFAVVAQEVRELAQRSANAAKEIKALITTSGHQVRSGVSLVGETGRALQAIVAEVQEINKHVSAIVTATREQSTGLQEINTAVNTMDQGTQQNAAMVEEQTAASHGLAQEAAALNALLAQFKLGDVQTPTSLAHGRRRYAA
- a CDS encoding class I SAM-dependent RNA methyltransferase → MSTGIVTINRLGAQGDGIAQTEEGPVFAPFTLPGETVALAVNKTHGTLISLKQASPERVEPKCRHFGPDGVNGTCGGCTLQHASDALYHAFKRNLVIDALKSKGLAPAVAPLVIARPGERRRAVFTARQTEKELLLGFNQAQSHHIVAIGECPITSPGIVSRLATIRKIAAAMVSSAEPFRITVLETDTGLDLAFEDIKLNDRQRRSTVEAVLGERGIARVSLNGEIIIEPVKPLIDFGGVSVSPPPGAFTQATRPAEEAMARLVLDHIGKAKRVADLFAGVGTFALRIARSARVHAVEGEDKAVKALDFAARNTQGLKPVTVEKRDLFRRPMMAQELKVFDAVVFDPPRAGAEVQCHELARSGVKKVAAVSCNPTTLARDLSILVIAGYRITSVTPIDQFLWSAHVEAVATLEK
- a CDS encoding TlyA family RNA methyltransferase is translated as MSDSKHSMIRLDQLVLNKGLVASRARARDAIQRGTVRVDGNTVTKPAATFAETAEISIDDPAQAYVSRAALKLVAALDHFGFDPTGQTCLDVGASTGGFTEVLLKHGAAHVVAVDVGHGQMHPRVAEDPRVTNIEGLNARAMTAHDIGNRPISFVVSDVSFISLKLALPPALSLAEPGAHCILLVKPQFEAGREAISKAGLLKDPESAPTVAAELERWLVEDMGWQGRGLIPSPIAGGDGNKEFLLAGLKP
- a CDS encoding crotonase/enoyl-CoA hydratase family protein gives rise to the protein MTDHVLVERPEAYPGVQVIRFNRPDKKNAITREMYAKMTNALTVAGSDAAIRATAFLGTNGCFSAGNDMNDFLAFAMGGSMGGEVLDFLRALASATKPVVSGVDGLAIGIGTTIHLHCDLTVASARSVFKTPFVDLALVPEAASSLIAPRLMGYQRAFALLAAGEPLEAADALQAGLVWKIVGENTVEEETLSLASRLARKPPEALRIARDLIRCDRKEVLARIDEEAEHFAAQLKSAEARAAFEAFMRR